CCGTCGTCGCGCTCTTCGGGCCGTCCGGCGCCGGGAAGACGCTGACCCTCCATTGCCTGGCCGGCCTGGCCCGACCCGACCGCGGCCGCATCGCGGTCGGCGGGCGGCTCTACTTCGACAGCGAGCGGGGCGTCGACCTCCCGCCCCGCGCCCGGCGGCTGGGCTATGTCTTCCAGGGATACGCGCTGTTCCCGCACCTCACGGTGGCCGAGAACGTCGCCTTCGGGCTTCGCGACCGGCCGCGCGAGGCGCGGCGCCGGCGCAGCGCGGACGTGCTCGATCGGCTCGGGCTGGCCGAGGTCGCCGGCCACTATCCGCGGGAGCTCTCGGGGGGCCAGCAGCAGCGAGTCGCCCTCGGGCGCGCGCTCGCGCCCGATCCGGAGGTGCTCCTGCTCGACGAACCGCTCTCCGCCCTCGACGCGCCGCTCCGGCGACAGCTCCGGGAGGAACTCGGCCGGCTGATCCGTGAATGGGGGAAGACGGTCGTGCTGGTGACCCACGACCTGGCCGAGGCCTACCAGCTCGGCGAACGCCTCGTCGTCTACGAGGCGGGCCGCGTCGTGCAGGCGGCTCCCAAGGGCGAGCTCCTCTTGCGGCCGGCCTCGGAGACGGTGGCCCGGCTCATCGGGATGCGGAACATCGTGCGGGGCCACGTCATCAAGGCGAACGCCGACCGGATCGAGATCACCTGGCGCGGTCACACGGTGGAGGCGGTGAACTCGCCGGGGCGCCCGTATCTGGTGCCGCCGGGAACCCCGGTGGCCTTCTTCGTCCGGCCCGAGTACATCCGACTGATCCGCAAGGACCGGGCGGGCCCGGATCCCGCCCACCGGATGAACCTCCTCCGGGGCACCGTCGTCGCCGAGGTCGACCAGGGAACGGCGTGGACCCTCCTCTTCCGCCTGGACGCGCCGGGCGAGCCGAGCCAGGCCGGCTACGACCTCGAGATCGAGATCCCGAAGCTCGTCTACGAGATCCTGGACGTCGCCCATGACCGCCGCTGGGAGGTATCGATGCACCGGGGCGCGCTTCAGGTCCTGCCCGCGGGATGATCTCGACCGCGGCCGACGCCGGCCTCGCGGTCCTGGCGTTGCGCGACGTCCGGGTCGGGTACGGCGATCGGACGGTCCTCGAGGTGCCCGCCCTGGACGTTCCCGAGGGCGAGGTGCTGGCCGTCATCGGACCGAACGGGGCCGGCAAGTCGACCCTGCTCCGGATGCTGGCGCTCCTCGAGCCGCCGGCGCGCGGCACCGTGGCGTTCCGTGGCGCGCCCGTGCGCACGGCCGCCGAGCGGCTGGCGTGTCGCCGGCGCATGACGTCGGTCTTCCGGGACCCCCTCCTCTGCGACACCACCGTGGCCGCGAACGCGCGCCTGCCCCTCGCCTTCCGTGGGGTCGGTCGGGTGGAGGCCGTCCGGCGCGTCCAGCCCTGGCTCGAGCGACTCGGCATCGCCCACCTCGCGGACCGGGCGGCTCGCACGCTGTCGGGCGGTGAGGCCCAGCGCACGAGCCTGGCCCGGGCCTTCGCCGCCGAACCCGAGGTCCTGTTCCTGGACGAGCCGTTCGCGGCCCTCGACCCGCCGACGCGCGACACGCTCCTCGACGACCTCGCGCGGCTCCTCGCCGAGTCACGGACGACGGCCCTCTTCGTGACCCACGACCGGGCCGAGGCGCTGCGGCTCGGCGACCGCGTCGCCGTCCTGATGAATGGCCGGCTCGCCCAGGTGGGGCGCCCGGAGGACGTGTTCGGTGCGCCGGCCGACGAGGCGGTGGCCCGGCTGGTCGGCGTGGAGAATCTCCTGCCGGGGCGTGTCGTGGCGACGCGGGACGGGCTCGTCGAGGTGGCGGTCGCGCGCCACACGATCGCCGTCGCCGGGCAGGCGCGAGCCGGAGAGCAGGCGCTGGTGGGAGTGCGCCCCGAGGACATCGTTCTCGAGCGCGGTGGACCCCGCGCGCCCACCAGCGCCCGGAACCGCCTCCCGGCGACCGTGGCCGCGGTCACGTCGCTCGGCCCCCTCTACCGCGTCACCCTCGACTGCGGGCTGCGGCTCACTGCGGTCGTCACGCGGCCGTCGGTCGAGGCCCTCGGGCTCGCTCCCGGGGTCGCCGTCACGGCGAGCTTCAAG
This sequence is a window from Candidatus Methylomirabilota bacterium. Protein-coding genes within it:
- a CDS encoding ABC transporter ATP-binding protein, with translation MISLALTKRLPDFTLDVGWEAEESVVALFGPSGAGKTLTLHCLAGLARPDRGRIAVGGRLYFDSERGVDLPPRARRLGYVFQGYALFPHLTVAENVAFGLRDRPREARRRRSADVLDRLGLAEVAGHYPRELSGGQQQRVALGRALAPDPEVLLLDEPLSALDAPLRRQLREELGRLIREWGKTVVLVTHDLAEAYQLGERLVVYEAGRVVQAAPKGELLLRPASETVARLIGMRNIVRGHVIKANADRIEITWRGHTVEAVNSPGRPYLVPPGTPVAFFVRPEYIRLIRKDRAGPDPAHRMNLLRGTVVAEVDQGTAWTLLFRLDAPGEPSQAGYDLEIEIPKLVYEILDVAHDRRWEVSMHRGALQVLPAG
- a CDS encoding ABC transporter ATP-binding protein gives rise to the protein MISTAADAGLAVLALRDVRVGYGDRTVLEVPALDVPEGEVLAVIGPNGAGKSTLLRMLALLEPPARGTVAFRGAPVRTAAERLACRRRMTSVFRDPLLCDTTVAANARLPLAFRGVGRVEAVRRVQPWLERLGIAHLADRAARTLSGGEAQRTSLARAFAAEPEVLFLDEPFAALDPPTRDTLLDDLARLLAESRTTALFVTHDRAEALRLGDRVAVLMNGRLAQVGRPEDVFGAPADEAVARLVGVENLLPGRVVATRDGLVEVAVARHTIAVAGQARAGEQALVGVRPEDIVLERGGPRAPTSARNRLPATVAAVTSLGPLYRVTLDCGLRLTAVVTRPSVEALGLAPGVAVTASFKATAAHLIRSERPN